Proteins from one Leptonema illini DSM 21528 genomic window:
- a CDS encoding YihY/virulence factor BrkB family protein, giving the protein MKRFLKALLRQIDESDLLALAAEMAFGLLLALFPGMLISVSLLGLVQNAYNVQYITGLLSAFLPADIYASLGPALKSLASSGRERSILTITMVTGFLSIASVFLTVIKAQEKIHAAPPTSFVKRAGRSLIITVVIMSALLVVVNAIFYYIMAQYHIVSRFQLWALSPYILKARFVLAFGIMFFATILIYRYSAPLSRSRFYRGFRLHWKGAAFLALSWILLSVSFGLIVRYQTPSGSLRDAYSYVGRMSAMMLYLYVSSFLFLVGAAINQIDASPISDEGPQPEASPDPEHEETEYTDDPPSR; this is encoded by the coding sequence GTGAAGCGATTCCTGAAAGCGCTGCTGCGACAGATCGATGAAAGCGATCTGCTTGCTCTGGCCGCCGAGATGGCCTTCGGGCTCCTGCTTGCTCTCTTTCCCGGCATGCTCATCTCGGTCAGTCTGCTCGGCCTCGTACAGAACGCGTATAACGTGCAGTATATCACGGGATTGCTCTCGGCCTTTCTGCCGGCCGACATATACGCCTCTCTCGGCCCTGCATTGAAAAGCCTAGCCTCCTCCGGGCGAGAACGTTCCATTCTGACGATCACGATGGTGACAGGCTTTCTGTCTATTGCATCGGTCTTTTTAACGGTGATCAAGGCGCAGGAGAAGATTCATGCGGCGCCGCCCACTTCGTTCGTGAAGCGAGCCGGACGCTCTCTCATCATCACCGTCGTCATCATGTCGGCGCTTCTCGTCGTCGTAAACGCCATCTTCTACTATATAATGGCGCAGTACCATATCGTTAGCCGCTTTCAGCTATGGGCGCTTTCGCCTTATATTCTCAAGGCCCGCTTTGTGCTGGCCTTTGGAATTATGTTCTTCGCTACGATTCTGATCTATCGTTATTCAGCGCCTCTCAGTCGGTCTCGCTTCTATCGCGGATTTCGTCTGCACTGGAAAGGAGCGGCCTTTCTTGCGCTGAGCTGGATTCTTCTCTCGGTGAGCTTCGGCCTGATCGTGCGCTATCAGACGCCGTCGGGCAGCCTGCGCGACGCCTACAGCTACGTCGGGCGTATGTCGGCGATGATGCTCTATCTATATGTAAGTTCCTTCCTCTTCCTGGTAGGAGCCGCCATAAATCAGATCGACGCCTCCCCCATCAGCGACGAAGGGCCTCAGCCGGAAGCCAGCCCAGATCCGGAGCATGAAGAGACTGAATATACAGACGATCCTCCGTCTCGGTAA
- a CDS encoding SMP-30/gluconolactonase/LRE family protein yields MRKTIPLSLAGMLLAALLYLLTWPVPVDPVVWHPPSDAGYTGAFAPNERLKGLNRISLDHDGIKEEGPEHIVLGPDGLLYTTVASGRILRMQPDGTQVQSFAETGGRVLGFDFDRAGNLIAADSERGLLSIDRAGVVTVLTDHVGSSPIQFTNSVIVAADGRMYFTDASTRFGAKQWGGTFEASVLDILEQSATGRVLVYDPASKTTEIVAKGMSFANGIALSSDGRNLFVAETGRYRIWWIDASVRDLNLSTVAAESSQAGILLDNLPGYPDNLMRGKKGRIWVGLVKPRNPTVDGMAEKPFLRRLTLRLPRSMWPVPVPYGHVVAFLEDGTIVASLQDPTGAYPETTAVTETEDRLYIQSLHAPDLGWLPAEALRR; encoded by the coding sequence ATGCGAAAAACAATACCTCTGTCTCTTGCCGGGATGCTGCTTGCAGCCCTGCTCTATCTGTTAACCTGGCCTGTGCCCGTCGATCCCGTCGTCTGGCATCCGCCGTCCGATGCAGGCTATACAGGAGCCTTCGCGCCGAACGAACGACTGAAAGGCCTTAACCGAATCTCTTTAGATCATGACGGCATCAAAGAAGAGGGCCCCGAACATATCGTCCTTGGTCCCGACGGCCTGCTTTATACGACGGTCGCATCGGGACGAATCCTGCGCATGCAGCCCGACGGAACGCAGGTCCAGAGCTTTGCCGAAACGGGCGGTCGCGTCCTCGGTTTTGATTTTGACCGGGCGGGAAATCTCATCGCTGCCGATTCTGAGCGAGGCCTGCTTTCCATCGACCGGGCCGGCGTCGTTACGGTATTAACCGATCATGTCGGATCCTCGCCCATCCAATTTACGAACTCTGTGATCGTCGCAGCCGACGGTCGCATGTATTTCACCGATGCCTCGACTCGATTCGGAGCAAAGCAATGGGGCGGCACATTCGAGGCCAGCGTGCTTGATATTCTCGAACAGTCGGCAACGGGTCGCGTGCTTGTCTATGATCCGGCTTCGAAAACGACAGAGATCGTGGCGAAGGGAATGTCGTTTGCAAACGGGATAGCGCTCAGTTCCGATGGCCGTAATCTTTTCGTCGCCGAAACGGGACGTTATCGCATCTGGTGGATCGATGCGTCGGTGCGCGATTTGAATCTCTCGACTGTGGCCGCCGAATCGTCGCAGGCAGGTATTTTACTGGATAACCTGCCCGGATACCCCGATAACCTGATGCGCGGTAAAAAGGGCCGCATCTGGGTCGGACTTGTGAAGCCGCGCAATCCGACGGTCGATGGCATGGCCGAGAAGCCGTTCCTGCGTCGTCTAACCCTGCGTCTGCCGCGGTCGATGTGGCCGGTGCCCGTTCCTTACGGCCATGTGGTCGCCTTTCTTGAAGACGGCACGATCGTCGCAAGCCTGCAGGATCCGACGGGCGCCTACCCCGAAACGACGGCCGTTACCGAGACGGAGGATCGTCTGTATATTCAGTCTCTTCATGCTCCGGATCTGGGCTGGCTTCCGGCTGAGGCCCTTCGTCGCTGA
- a CDS encoding alpha/beta fold hydrolase: protein MNTDYVAKPIIGGRKFGWLSMLGVSMFFQGCIHIPQTTAFDADLPRTIVDGYPLYTEQYGDRPDVVIVVHGGPGGDSKYLQSLSALSDEYRVVLYDQRGTGLSARESVPASFRDFVDRQIADLDGLVDHFGQGRPVRLIGHSWGGMLVSAYLGRHPEKVSHAVIAEPGILRPEVAPVFVKKLKESQSISAMLGIVPAFVKMIFVASVDGHERTDYVLTAMSGRSEGPPYLCPGDRMPADFSRRSGYAVMKATTMPMMDDPSVFNVDLTDGLNRYNRPLLLLSSECSFIGYDYQEQYHRSYLPAQTEHVKVAQNGHTMFTVRPDAAIALVRGFFRR, encoded by the coding sequence ATGAACACGGACTATGTGGCGAAGCCAATCATCGGCGGCCGAAAGTTCGGCTGGCTATCAATGCTGGGGGTTTCAATGTTTTTTCAAGGCTGCATCCATATACCGCAAACGACGGCGTTTGATGCCGATCTGCCGCGCACCATCGTTGACGGTTACCCGCTCTATACCGAGCAGTACGGCGATCGTCCCGATGTCGTGATTGTCGTGCATGGCGGCCCGGGAGGGGATTCTAAGTACTTGCAGTCGCTCTCTGCTCTTTCAGATGAATATCGCGTCGTACTCTATGATCAGAGAGGAACGGGGTTATCCGCCCGCGAGAGCGTGCCGGCATCGTTTCGCGACTTTGTGGACAGACAGATCGCCGATCTCGACGGGCTTGTCGATCATTTCGGACAGGGCAGACCGGTACGTCTCATCGGCCACTCCTGGGGCGGCATGCTCGTTTCGGCCTATCTTGGCCGTCATCCCGAGAAAGTGAGTCATGCCGTTATCGCAGAGCCGGGCATTCTCAGGCCCGAGGTTGCACCGGTCTTTGTTAAGAAGCTGAAAGAGAGCCAGTCGATTTCGGCGATGCTGGGGATCGTACCCGCATTTGTGAAGATGATATTCGTGGCCTCCGTCGATGGCCATGAACGCACCGACTATGTGCTGACGGCTATGTCGGGCAGGTCTGAGGGGCCTCCGTATCTTTGCCCTGGCGATCGCATGCCGGCCGACTTCTCAAGGCGCTCGGGCTATGCGGTGATGAAAGCGACGACGATGCCCATGATGGATGATCCGTCGGTCTTTAACGTCGATCTGACCGACGGCCTGAATCGGTACAATCGGCCGCTTCTGCTTCTGAGCAGCGAATGCTCGTTTATCGGCTACGATTATCAGGAACAGTATCATCGCTCCTATCTGCCCGCTCAGACCGAGCATGTTAAGGTCGCGCAGAACGGGCACACGATGTTCACCGTGCGACCCGATGCCGCCATCGCATTGGTCAGGGGATTTTTTCGCCGATAA
- a CDS encoding MarR family winged helix-turn-helix transcriptional regulator, giving the protein MPLWQLVRRVSESYGRRLQEHKKDQPGSKLLSSVSVQQFQYVQAISRMDRPTVGRLAEYFSVTPPTATVIVRRLEDQGLIRKKIDADDARIQHITLTEKGHRLLSVQEGAFKALAGDIGHILTKEELRRYSEITEKICRAFEPDEN; this is encoded by the coding sequence ATGCCGCTCTGGCAGCTTGTGCGTCGCGTTTCAGAAAGCTACGGGCGTCGTTTGCAGGAGCATAAGAAGGATCAGCCTGGATCGAAGCTGCTCTCGTCGGTTTCGGTGCAGCAGTTTCAGTATGTACAGGCGATCTCGCGCATGGATCGGCCGACGGTCGGTCGTCTGGCAGAGTATTTCAGCGTCACCCCTCCTACGGCGACGGTGATCGTGCGCAGGCTTGAAGATCAGGGATTGATTCGAAAGAAGATCGATGCCGATGATGCCCGCATCCAGCACATCACCCTTACAGAAAAGGGGCATCGTCTGCTCTCGGTACAGGAGGGGGCCTTCAAGGCTCTGGCCGGTGATATAGGCCATATCCTGACTAAAGAAGAGTTGCGTCGGTATTCAGAAATAACTGAGAAGATATGCAGGGCCTTTGAGCCAGACGAGAACTGA
- a CDS encoding heme NO-binding domain-containing protein encodes MKAAVAVAMREMIRAEFGDDVWQRIAARCGMSADRILLPISDVDEGLWQQLRKAAEIETGLSSEQMGLKFGETWVNVFTPRVYGAYYIGHKSARELLLDLDRIHLTVTKNIEGATPPRLHYEWEDERTLVLHYSSQRNMIDYLIGGIHALGRKYGESIEVQKIDEGRVRVKFEH; translated from the coding sequence ATGAAAGCAGCCGTTGCCGTGGCCATGCGAGAGATGATTCGCGCCGAGTTTGGCGATGACGTCTGGCAGAGGATTGCTGCTCGGTGCGGCATGAGCGCCGATCGCATCCTGCTACCGATCAGCGATGTTGACGAGGGCCTGTGGCAGCAGTTACGAAAGGCCGCTGAAATAGAGACCGGGCTGTCCTCTGAACAGATGGGCCTGAAGTTCGGCGAAACCTGGGTGAACGTGTTTACTCCGAGAGTCTATGGCGCCTATTATATCGGACACAAATCTGCGCGAGAGCTCTTACTTGATCTGGACCGTATCCATCTGACTGTAACAAAGAATATCGAAGGCGCCACGCCTCCGAGACTTCACTACGAATGGGAGGATGAGCGAACGCTTGTACTCCATTATTCATCGCAGCGCAATATGATCGATTATCTGATCGGAGGCATCCATGCCCTGGGGCGCAAGTACGGGGAGTCCATCGAAGTACAGAAAATCGATGAAGGTCGAGTCCGGGTGAAGTTCGAGCATTGA
- the zigA gene encoding zinc metallochaperone GTPase ZigA has protein sequence MLPVTVLSGFLGAGKTTVLNHVLNNRMGLRVAVIVNDMSEVNIDASLINKGEGALSRTEERLVEMSNGCICCTLRDDLLAEVSKLAHEKRFDYLLIESTGIGEPLPVAMTFSFEDESGRSLSSVAQLDNMVTVVDGANFLRHYRSRTDLADLGLAAGEEDDRSLVDLLTEQVEFANTIVINKTDLMRGEEHEELRSILKTLNPGAVLLSAVNGKVPLDELLKTGRFDMETAQSSAGWARELAGEHTPETEEYGISSFVFRARRPFHPQRLWSFFKEDWQGTLRSKGFFWTATRPEWVGIWSQAGASCRVEVGGKWWVAVPDEFWPVDPDERSMILDSFDTENGFGDRRQELVFIGQQMNRTEMERALTEALLTDAELDAGPEAWMTMTDPFPSFEVDE, from the coding sequence ATGCTTCCTGTGACCGTCCTTTCCGGATTTCTTGGTGCCGGTAAAACAACCGTCCTCAACCATGTACTCAATAATCGAATGGGCCTGCGCGTCGCCGTCATCGTTAACGACATGAGCGAGGTCAATATCGATGCCTCTCTTATTAATAAGGGCGAAGGAGCCCTCTCGCGCACCGAAGAGAGGCTCGTCGAGATGTCAAACGGCTGCATCTGCTGTACTTTGCGCGACGACCTGCTCGCTGAGGTCTCGAAGCTTGCTCACGAAAAGCGCTTCGACTACCTGCTCATAGAATCTACGGGCATCGGAGAGCCTTTGCCTGTAGCGATGACTTTTTCATTTGAAGATGAGTCCGGCCGCTCTCTATCGAGTGTAGCGCAGCTGGATAATATGGTAACCGTCGTGGACGGAGCAAACTTCTTGCGACACTATCGCTCCCGAACCGACCTGGCCGATCTCGGGCTCGCCGCAGGCGAGGAAGACGATCGCTCCCTTGTCGATCTTCTTACCGAACAGGTGGAGTTCGCCAATACGATTGTGATCAACAAAACCGACCTGATGCGCGGCGAAGAACACGAAGAGCTGAGATCCATCTTGAAAACCTTGAATCCCGGAGCCGTTCTTTTATCGGCGGTAAATGGCAAAGTCCCGCTTGATGAGCTACTGAAAACCGGCCGATTCGATATGGAAACGGCGCAAAGCTCGGCGGGATGGGCCCGCGAGCTTGCCGGGGAACATACTCCGGAAACGGAGGAATATGGCATATCGAGCTTCGTGTTCCGGGCGCGAAGGCCGTTTCATCCTCAAAGACTGTGGTCTTTTTTCAAAGAAGATTGGCAAGGGACGCTACGCTCCAAGGGCTTCTTCTGGACGGCAACCCGTCCAGAATGGGTAGGCATCTGGTCCCAGGCCGGTGCATCCTGTCGCGTTGAAGTGGGTGGAAAATGGTGGGTCGCCGTTCCCGATGAATTCTGGCCTGTCGATCCCGATGAACGCAGTATGATTCTCGATTCGTTCGACACCGAAAACGGCTTCGGAGACCGACGTCAGGAGCTTGTCTTCATAGGTCAGCAGATGAACAGAACTGAAATGGAGCGTGCTCTGACCGAAGCGCTGTTAACCGACGCCGAGCTCGATGCCGGGCCGGAGGCATGGATGACGATGACTGATCCTTTCCCCTCGTTTGAGGTCGATGAATAA
- a CDS encoding ZIP family metal transporter yields MLYPLLAGSVTASVSLSALAFRGVRPERLKVWAPILASFSAGILLADALLHLLPESLHVVHPRQAFLFALGGFSIFLILDLTLRSLSPRHGGITVLIVGDGVHNFLDGILIALSFSVDTTTGLFITLAILAHEFPQEAGDVGALIQSGADIHSVIRWNMIASLAVIPGVLTAPLFGSIGVAGGSIMALTAGSLLYIATVNILPSVKSGARPIPAAIAFLFGISVLQGLELLPHTHIEHTITEGLE; encoded by the coding sequence ATGCTCTACCCTCTTCTGGCCGGCTCAGTGACGGCCTCCGTTTCGCTCTCTGCGCTCGCATTTCGCGGAGTCAGACCGGAACGCCTGAAGGTATGGGCTCCGATCCTTGCCTCTTTTTCTGCGGGGATTCTACTGGCCGATGCCCTGCTGCATCTGCTGCCCGAAAGTCTGCACGTTGTTCACCCTCGACAGGCATTCCTCTTCGCGCTCGGGGGGTTCTCGATATTTCTTATTCTGGATCTGACGCTTCGTTCTCTGTCTCCCCGGCATGGAGGCATAACCGTGCTCATCGTCGGTGATGGTGTTCATAACTTTCTCGATGGAATTCTGATCGCGCTGTCCTTTTCTGTGGACACGACGACCGGGCTTTTTATCACTCTTGCCATACTTGCACATGAGTTTCCGCAAGAGGCGGGCGATGTCGGTGCCCTCATCCAATCAGGAGCCGATATCCACAGTGTCATCCGCTGGAATATGATCGCCTCACTGGCCGTTATTCCTGGAGTGCTGACGGCTCCGTTATTCGGCAGTATCGGCGTCGCCGGCGGCAGCATCATGGCTCTGACGGCAGGGTCTCTCCTTTACATTGCCACCGTTAACATACTGCCATCGGTTAAATCGGGAGCACGCCCGATACCGGCCGCGATCGCCTTTCTTTTCGGGATATCCGTCTTACAGGGTCTGGAACTACTTCCTCATACTCATATAGAACATACGATCACGGAAGGTCTGGAATGA
- a CDS encoding DUF3299 domain-containing protein, whose translation MNRHILALLLLMPVSLAAAPVARWKDLAGLSLRTGKPSQSLAKLLNKPVRVAGFMIPLEDSEAAVNEFLLVPYPLACVHVPAPPANQIVHVKMAKNKRIPVQWYEPIYVEGLLRAQKMQSIYADTSFQMAGFKILPYKGEGELE comes from the coding sequence ATGAATCGCCATATACTTGCCCTGCTTTTACTCATGCCGGTATCGCTTGCAGCCGCACCCGTAGCGCGCTGGAAGGATCTTGCCGGGCTCAGCCTTCGAACGGGAAAACCGTCACAATCCCTTGCAAAACTCCTGAACAAACCCGTAAGAGTAGCCGGCTTCATGATCCCCCTTGAGGATTCTGAAGCGGCCGTTAACGAGTTCCTCCTTGTTCCGTATCCGCTGGCCTGCGTGCATGTTCCCGCTCCTCCGGCGAACCAGATCGTACACGTTAAAATGGCAAAGAACAAAAGGATTCCCGTCCAATGGTATGAGCCCATCTACGTAGAAGGGCTGCTACGGGCGCAGAAGATGCAGAGCATATACGCCGATACCTCATTTCAGATGGCCGGCTTCAAAATACTACCGTACAAAGGCGAAGGAGAACTTGAATGA
- a CDS encoding ZrgA family zinc uptake protein, whose protein sequence is MKRYATPLLTMLLAAHCEKEHVHSHVPGAHVHGRAEIQIAVEKIDGIAYFIRFEAPAKDLLGFERDPVNDDERKKKTDLLSSLKEGSGLVSGKDCTTEFVASEEEKEGEHRSIVAQYRLSCSKPLSSIQIRFLTAFPSIKDAAVTIVGENGQSIKPLAPGQTTLELPE, encoded by the coding sequence ATGAAACGATACGCCACACCGCTGCTAACCATGCTGCTGGCCGCTCATTGCGAAAAGGAACATGTCCACTCGCACGTTCCAGGCGCCCACGTTCACGGACGGGCCGAAATACAGATCGCAGTAGAGAAAATCGACGGCATCGCCTACTTCATACGTTTCGAGGCGCCGGCAAAGGATCTGCTGGGTTTTGAACGAGATCCGGTTAACGACGACGAGCGCAAGAAAAAAACCGATCTGCTCTCATCTCTGAAAGAAGGCTCCGGTCTGGTGTCGGGAAAAGACTGCACGACCGAGTTCGTCGCTTCGGAAGAAGAAAAGGAAGGCGAGCATCGGTCTATTGTGGCGCAATACCGGCTGAGTTGTTCAAAGCCGCTTTCTTCTATCCAGATAAGATTTCTGACGGCTTTCCCGTCGATCAAAGATGCCGCCGTTACGATCGTCGGCGAAAACGGTCAGTCAATCAAGCCGCTGGCTCCAGGCCAGACGACTCTTGAACTCCCGGAATGA
- a CDS encoding ATP-binding cassette domain-containing protein codes for MKKLRKRSIVAIRELEFRYANGEYSLRIPELTIAEGEKLFLYGPSGSGKSTLLSLIAGILIPQHGTINVLDRDLKTMSSRERDRFRGEHLSIIFQEFNLLPFLSVRDNVRLPLDLFPSRMGPATKISQTPDAHIVAKSDDAKGVLCDLMLQRLGLSDIAHRKASDISRGQAQRAAAARALIGRPNLILADEPTSSLDTDATESFLATLFKQMQQSRAALIFVSHDRSLKKRFDRAVDLTSLISSQTRNV; via the coding sequence ATGAAAAAGCTCCGAAAACGATCCATCGTAGCGATTCGTGAACTGGAGTTTCGTTATGCGAACGGCGAATATTCGCTTCGCATTCCCGAACTCACAATAGCTGAAGGCGAAAAGCTCTTCCTCTACGGACCGAGTGGATCCGGAAAATCCACTCTTCTCTCTCTCATAGCAGGAATCCTTATTCCTCAGCATGGAACGATCAACGTTCTCGACCGGGATCTTAAGACGATGTCATCACGGGAAAGAGATCGATTTCGCGGCGAGCATTTGAGCATCATCTTTCAAGAATTCAATCTGCTGCCGTTCTTATCGGTCCGCGACAACGTCAGATTGCCGCTTGATCTTTTTCCTTCGCGCATGGGGCCCGCAACGAAAATCAGTCAAACGCCTGATGCTCATATCGTAGCGAAATCCGACGATGCAAAAGGCGTTCTGTGCGACCTCATGCTGCAACGCCTCGGACTGTCAGATATCGCCCATCGAAAGGCGTCCGACATTTCGCGCGGACAGGCGCAAAGAGCGGCCGCCGCCAGGGCTCTCATCGGTCGACCCAACTTAATACTGGCCGACGAGCCGACCTCTTCACTTGATACTGATGCGACAGAATCATTTCTCGCAACGCTTTTCAAACAGATGCAACAATCGCGTGCCGCCCTGATCTTCGTCAGTCATGACCGATCGTTGAAGAAAAGATTCGACCGCGCCGTTGATCTGACGTCGCTGATCTCCAGTCAAACGAGGAATGTATGA
- a CDS encoding ABC transporter permease, translating into MKSAIVVRLACRSLLARRFTAALTVITVAISVALFAATEQVRSGARSGFEGAIRGVDLVVGARTGPVNLILYSVFRIGSPTSNMTMKSYERFAAHPAVQWSIPISLGDSFRGFRVAGTTPAFYERYRFGDDRQIQFKEGNGPQRLFDAVIGADVADRLGLNSGRKIVLTHGISQSAGILDHEELPFLITGVIQRTGTPVDRTVFISLEALEAIHLDWYSGAPPAEGEETPREKIEEMYRKGELKPKQITAFYIRTKNRFEVLRLQREIQDYSDEALTAALPGVALQELWQSVSILETALRIMSLFIVAGGLSGMMLSLFMLLDRRRKEMAVLRALGAGPGLLAMLMIAEAALLSATGATLGLLVSRITLSLLAEPFGMQTGFFVRIVPPGTIELLTIPIVTVLGMLAGLFPAMQAVRRSMQDGLYAP; encoded by the coding sequence ATGAAATCAGCCATCGTCGTGCGTCTTGCCTGTCGATCCCTGCTGGCCAGGCGATTCACAGCAGCTCTTACCGTTATCACCGTTGCCATCAGCGTCGCCCTCTTTGCCGCTACAGAGCAGGTGCGCAGCGGAGCTCGCAGCGGCTTTGAAGGCGCCATCAGAGGAGTCGATCTTGTCGTCGGCGCACGCACCGGGCCTGTTAACCTTATCCTCTACTCCGTCTTTCGCATTGGCAGCCCGACATCGAACATGACGATGAAAAGCTACGAGCGGTTTGCGGCGCATCCGGCCGTGCAGTGGAGCATACCCATATCGCTCGGTGATAGCTTCCGCGGCTTTCGCGTAGCGGGAACGACGCCGGCCTTTTACGAACGCTACCGATTCGGCGACGATCGCCAGATTCAGTTCAAGGAAGGAAACGGCCCTCAGAGGCTTTTCGATGCAGTTATCGGCGCCGATGTCGCCGATCGACTCGGTTTGAATTCGGGCCGCAAGATCGTCCTTACGCATGGAATCTCGCAGAGTGCCGGTATTCTCGATCATGAAGAGCTTCCGTTCCTGATAACAGGAGTCATCCAACGGACCGGTACTCCGGTCGACCGAACGGTTTTCATTTCACTGGAAGCCCTGGAAGCCATCCATCTGGACTGGTACTCGGGTGCTCCTCCGGCTGAGGGAGAAGAGACTCCTCGCGAAAAGATAGAGGAGATGTATCGAAAGGGCGAGTTGAAGCCGAAACAGATCACCGCATTCTACATACGAACAAAGAATCGTTTCGAGGTGCTGCGCCTGCAGCGGGAGATACAGGATTATAGCGACGAGGCTCTCACGGCCGCTCTGCCCGGAGTCGCCCTTCAGGAACTATGGCAATCCGTCTCGATCCTTGAAACGGCGCTACGCATCATGAGCCTTTTCATCGTCGCCGGAGGGTTATCCGGAATGATGCTATCGCTTTTCATGCTGCTGGATCGGCGAAGAAAGGAGATGGCCGTTCTGCGAGCTCTTGGAGCCGGGCCCGGTCTACTCGCCATGCTCATGATCGCCGAGGCGGCTTTGCTCAGTGCGACAGGGGCCACGCTCGGGCTCCTTGTCTCACGGATAACGCTATCTCTGCTTGCCGAACCGTTCGGCATGCAGACGGGTTTCTTCGTCCGTATAGTGCCGCCCGGAACAATCGAGCTGTTAACCATCCCGATTGTTACCGTTCTGGGGATGCTGGCCGGCCTCTTCCCGGCTATGCAGGCCGTCCGACGATCGATGCAGGACGGCCTGTATGCGCCCTGA
- a CDS encoding YceI family protein, translating into MKLRTQHLMIIAAAFLLTAGALSAEWKVQPETSKIAFTAYSRMHDADGLFKQWAFDGKISDNWTGTGKIVIKTASIDTANAKRDAHLKNEDFFNVEKHPEAVFTIEKAELKGDRLVLTGKLTMVGVTKPLTLDLKRTVSGNSAELSGETMIKRSDFGITYSSMINPIKDEVKLVFKVALKKG; encoded by the coding sequence TTGAAACTCAGAACACAGCATCTCATGATAATCGCAGCGGCCTTCTTGCTTACGGCAGGCGCCCTTTCTGCCGAATGGAAGGTGCAGCCCGAGACATCGAAAATCGCCTTCACCGCCTACAGCCGCATGCACGACGCCGACGGGCTTTTCAAGCAGTGGGCCTTCGACGGCAAGATCAGCGATAACTGGACGGGAACGGGCAAGATCGTTATCAAGACGGCCTCGATCGACACGGCGAATGCTAAGCGCGACGCTCATCTGAAAAACGAGGATTTCTTTAACGTTGAGAAGCACCCTGAAGCGGTTTTCACGATCGAGAAGGCTGAGTTGAAAGGCGACCGACTGGTCCTCACCGGCAAGCTGACGATGGTCGGAGTCACAAAGCCGCTTACGCTCGACCTGAAACGAACCGTCTCGGGAAACAGCGCCGAGCTCAGCGGCGAGACGATGATCAAGCGCAGCGATTTCGGGATCACCTATAGCAGCATGATAAATCCGATTAAAGACGAAGTGAAGCTTGTCTTTAAGGTCGCACTGAAGAAGGGCTGA
- a CDS encoding metal ABC transporter substrate-binding protein → MKHFKLRILFAALAFVSLTLQSGVSAEDRKLRVVTTTSDLAYLAREVGKDRVQVEYLLPPTADPHFSDARPDFIVKLSRADVLAIVGMDLEVGWLPPIVQQSRNPKIFVGANGYCDASVGIHVLEKPTGKVDRSMGDIHVFGNPHYWMDPLNAAIMARNLRDAMIRVDPDHRQSYEKNYGALFERLRAFTKEQMNRFAPAKGMKVAVYHKEFSYLAHRFAFDPAISIEEKPGVPPSAAYLKKVVEDMKREKIKVILIAPYNNPRYANSVAEKTGAKVLVMPTSVGTIAGIDSHEASISRMLDLILQNR, encoded by the coding sequence ATGAAACACTTCAAACTTCGCATTCTGTTCGCCGCTCTGGCATTCGTATCTCTCACTTTGCAATCGGGCGTTTCGGCTGAGGATCGCAAGCTTCGCGTCGTGACGACGACATCCGATCTTGCCTACCTTGCGCGAGAGGTCGGCAAGGATCGCGTGCAGGTGGAGTATCTGCTTCCGCCGACGGCTGATCCACATTTTTCTGACGCCCGCCCCGACTTCATCGTTAAGCTGAGCCGGGCCGACGTTCTCGCTATCGTCGGCATGGACCTCGAGGTGGGATGGCTGCCTCCGATCGTGCAGCAGTCGCGAAACCCGAAGATCTTCGTCGGAGCAAACGGCTACTGTGACGCCTCCGTGGGTATTCACGTTCTGGAAAAGCCGACGGGCAAGGTGGATCGCTCGATGGGCGACATCCACGTATTCGGCAATCCGCATTACTGGATGGATCCGCTGAACGCCGCAATCATGGCGCGCAATCTGCGTGACGCCATGATCCGCGTCGATCCCGACCACCGGCAGAGCTACGAAAAGAATTATGGCGCGCTGTTCGAACGACTGCGCGCCTTCACAAAAGAGCAGATGAATCGTTTTGCGCCGGCAAAAGGCATGAAGGTCGCCGTCTATCATAAGGAGTTCAGTTATCTGGCCCATCGATTCGCTTTCGACCCGGCCATATCGATCGAAGAGAAGCCTGGCGTTCCGCCTTCTGCCGCTTATTTAAAGAAGGTCGTCGAAGATATGAAGCGCGAGAAGATCAAAGTGATCCTGATCGCTCCTTATAACAATCCGCGTTATGCGAACTCCGTCGCAGAGAAGACAGGAGCAAAGGTTCTCGTCATGCCCACATCGGTCGGTACGATAGCAGGCATTGATAGCCACGAAGCAAGCATAAGCCGCATGCTGGATCTTATTCTTCAGAATCGATGA